From Lolium perenne isolate Kyuss_39 chromosome 5, Kyuss_2.0, whole genome shotgun sequence, a single genomic window includes:
- the LOC127302463 gene encoding bZIP transcription factor 29 produces the protein MDGAGDDPTRRRRLLPLPSPRAPAVATDPSSLRRLPPVHPTPASPRLPAGFGHYQPQPGGGGAGAGGSNHARSLSQPQFLSMDFLFRPHYPDLAAPAPIAVTPPPSAPPPGSEKGPSGLPPLRAGHRRSQSDVLLAISSQPNPQMPPPAPVTAEALAAANNSTLDGILGAYMGPKAPVTVASAQERRDNQDGQVRAWSPADSSENEADSGDGGLPRHARSLSADSFVGKLAFGAMGLEPSNNLPPPSPGPGAAAGLARSGSGSIGGAAAIFAKEFACMGFSEADKKKIMESDHLSKIVMTDPKKVKRILNNRLSAAKSKERKARYIAELERKVQVLQSEATTLTSQVNMLQRGYSLLSTHNSEMKIRLQALLQQAELKDALNEALNSEVQRLKLVAGETSDPQMPNASEQQMSTRMIQLHQLLKKPSKDQQDQQQKWS, from the exons ATGGACGGCGCCGGCGACGACcccacgcgccgccgccggctcCTCCCACTGCCCAGCCCGCGTGCCCCCGCCGTCGCCACCGACCCCTCATCcctccgccgcctcccgccgGTCCACCCCACCCCCGCCTCCCCCCGTTTACCCGCGGGTTTTGGCCACTACCAGCCGCAGCCGGGCggtggcggcgccggcgccggaggGTCCAACCACGCGCGCTCGCTCTCGCAGCCCCAGTTCTTATCCATGGACTTCCTCTTCCGCCCTCACTACCCCGATCTGGCTGCGCCGGCGCCGATCGCTGTCACCCCGCCACCGTCTGCGCCGCCACCCGGTTCCGAGAAGGGGCCGTCCGGGCTGCCTCCGCTGCGGGCGGGGCACCGGCGGTCGCAGAGCGACGTCCTCCTCGCCATCTCCTCGCAGCCCAACCCGCAGATGCCACCCCCGGCGCCGGTCACCGCGGAGGCCCTCGCGGCCGCCAACAACAGCACCCTCGACGGGATCCTCGGCGCCTACATGGGCCCCAAGGCCCCGGTCACGGTCGCCTCCGCTCAGGAGCGGCGCGACAACCAGGACGGCCAGGTGCGCGCGTGGAGCCCCGCCGACAGCAGCGAGAACGAAGCTGACAGCGGGGACGGCGGCCTGCCCAGGCACGCCCGCAGCTTGTCAGCGGACAGCTTCGTAGGGAAGCTCGCCTTCGGAGCCATGGGCCTGGAGCCGTCCAACAACCTGCCCCCGCCGTCTCCAGGCCCCGGTGCTGCTGCCGGCCTGGCACGCAGCGGAAGTGGTTCCATTGGCGGCGCCGCCGCTATCTTCGCCAAGGAGTTCGCATGTATGGGATTCAGTGAGGCCGACAAGAAGAAGATTATGGAGAGCGATCACCTTTCCAAGATTGTAATGACCGATCCTAAGAAGGTCAAAAG GATTCTCAACAATCGGCTATCTGCTGCCAAGTCAAAGGAGCGCAAGGCAAGGTACATAGCAGAGCTCGAGCGCAAGGTTCAGGTGCTGCAGTCTGAGGCTACCACATTAACTTCACAAGTCAATATGCTTCAG AGGGGCTATTCTCTGCTTTCAACCCACAACAGTGAGATGAAAATCAGGCTGCAAGCTTTGCTGCAGCAAGCAGAGTTGAAAGATG CTCTGAACGAAGCACTAAATTCTGAGGTCCAGCGCTTAAAACTTGTTGCTGGTGAGACCAGTGATCCTCAAATGCCGAACGCTTCAGAGCAACAAATGAGCACCCGTatgattcagctgcaccagctgcTGAAGAAGCCATCAAAGGATCAGCAAGATCAGCAACAGAAGTGGAGCTAG